CGGGCattcgtcgcgccgcgcggccgccgccgcggcgagcgcgagcatcGCGTCACTCGGCGAGCCGATGGACGACACCAgctcgcccgcgccgcagaAACGCATCCGCACCGACCGCCAAGAGGTGCACTTTCGGTACcccggcggcctcggcgcggcggacgcgccggccgtgccgcaCTTCCGCTCGCggacgctcgcgcagacgccgctcgacgcgctgggccggcgcacgcccgcgcaggccccgccgccgaccgaaagcgcgccgcgcgggcgCCCGCCAAAGGACCGGTCGACCGACGTGTCGCttgcgcgtggcgcgcggccggaagacctcgagcggcagcaCCCCAACATGTTTGACGGCGTGTGGCACTGCGGCAACTGCGGCCTGCCTGGCTACCTTGCGCCCGGCCGCCGCAAAGGGCCTGCCGGCGAAAAGACGCTGTGTGGCCCGTGCGGCAAGTACTACCACCGGCACCGCCGCATGGAGAGCGTGACGTACACGCGCGACCCCGCGTACCACATCAAGCGGCtgaagcgcgtcgcgcccgacgacgcggcggacgccgcgATGGGCGACTCGACCGAGCTGCCGCTCCTGCCCGAGGACAGcgacagcgacgcgctcgaggcgcctCCGCAGCCCCCCCGctggctcgtcgcggcggccgaggcgtcACGGCGCAAATACCCCAACGACCTCTTCCaggtgcagctgcgcccgcgcctccccgacgcgcccgagccggcggAGGAGTGGCGCATCAAGTGCGCTGACTGCCCTGGCAAGGTGTACAAGCCGGGCCCCGGCGAGTCGCTGATCAACTTTGAGATCCATCTAAAGAACCGCAGCCACcgtgcggccgtcgcgcgccgcctcggttCGGCGCCATAGCCCTGTAGGACTACGCGTGGAGCAGCCACGACCCTCCCTCCACATTGCCACCATGGCGTGTTCGCACGAGCACCACGCGTGTGGCCACGCGCACGACGATGCGGACCATGTGCGCCCTGGCGAAGGGCAGCAAGACTACCTCTATTCCTCGATTGACCGCGACCAGGTGAGCGCGCTGaacgagcgcacgccgggctCGGCACGTGCGGTGATCCGGCCGTTTGACGACCGCTACAGCAGCGACGGAGcgctcgagtcggacgtcgacgacgacctgctTCTCCATATTCCGTTCGCAGGCAGCGTGCAACTGCGTGCGCTTCTGCTGCGCACGGGCCCCGgcccgacgacgccgcgcgcggtccACCTCTACAAAAACTGCGAGAACCTGGACTTGGAagaggccgccgacggGAAGCCCGCGCAGAAGCTCGAGTCGATCCCCGATTCGAGCGATGTCGTGGAGATcccgctgctcgccgcacGCTTTCCCGACGTGCAGACCATTACGCTCTAcgtgcccggcgcgctgcgcgcgtcCGACGACCCGCGCACCTCGATCTCGTTCGTAGGCTTCCGTGGCGAACCCCGCATGAAGCAGCGGGGAGGGCCGCAGCAGATCGTCTACGAGgccgcgccccgcgccgccgaccacCCGGTGCGGGgcacggccgaggcgccgctccgCAAGAGCGGCACGTGATAGACCGTAGCTTGCTGCGACGCGATGGACGCGGAATCGGACAGCGTGGGCGACGAGGTGTATGCCGACGAGGGCattgcgacgcgcgccatgCGTTCGTTGAAGCGTATGGCGCGCACATACCTTAACTACTTTGTACGTAATtttgctcacgcagcgtgtCCATTTGATTTGGTTCACGGTGgtgccgctcgtcgcgtcGGGCATCATGTACGGCGCGAATGGCAAGGCGCACGTCATTCCGTACATCGACTGTCTCTTCATGTCTGTGTCGGCGATGACCGTCACTGGCCTGGTGACGGTGCCGGTGTCGCAGCTGTCGCTCGGCCAGCAAATCATCTGCTTCGTGCTGATGGTCATGGGCAATCTCGTGGTGAACAGCCTGGTCATCGTGCTTGTGCGCAGGCACATGTTCGGCAAGAAGTTCCAGCACGTAATgaagcgcagctcgtccgcacgcaagcgcatgcgcgacgtcgaggcccAGGAACGCAAGGAACacgaggaggagaaggAAAAGATGCTGCGCTTTTttggcctcggccacgAAGACatcgaggagcggcgcgccaagccgaccaaggcgccgcgcaacCAGAAGAAGCCAAAGCTGAACGCGGCCATGATTCAGCGCATCAACGAGCCGGCACGCCAGGTCAACCCAAACGGCGAGATGACCACCATGGTCGCCGTGCCAGAGCCGGAGGAGGCGCCGCACAGTATCCTGCAGAGCACCGACGAGCCTCCGTCGCagggcgtgcgcatcgccgacgaggcgacaCACGGCATCCTCCAGGATGGCTCGGACAGGGCGTCCGAGTCCCAGGGCAtccgcatcgccgagcccgagcgcaccgacgaggcggcccAGCCGGCCcagacgacgcgccgccgctcgctcgaccaggaccCGCGGCCCCACGACCCGggccgcgaggtgcgccgcgtgcacaCGGTGGCGTTTGCCGAGCAGacccgcgacgagccgagcgagaaacacacgccgccggcgcgcctcgcgcacgcaaCAACGATGCCGGCGCACCAGCTCCCGATGCGGACCATGTCGTACGACCGCAGCACAGTGCGCTCGGACAccgagtcgcgcgcgccgcggcccggcgccgcgctgcaccgcacCATGACGCGGAACATCGACAAAGGTCTCGGTGGATTCCCGTCGCCGATCGACTACGCCATGACGCTGCTCGACATGATCAatgcgcgcaagcgcctgaCCGTGCCGCAGACGTCGACCCTTGCGCCCACCGTCCCGGAGCGCTCGCagtcgggcgacgacggcgaagAGCGCGTGCGTTTTGCGCCGTACCTCACCTTTGACGCGCGCGTCACTGGCAACTCGCACTTTCACAACCtcaccgccgcgcagcgcaacgaGCTCGGGGGCGTCGAGTACCGTGCGCTGGATGTGCTGGTGTGGCTCATCCCGCTGTACTGGGTGTTTTGGGTGTTTCTTGCCCTGGTCATCTCGACGCCGTACATTGCGAGCaagagcgcggcgcactaCCGCACCTTCCTCGAGACCCAGCAGGACAAAGCGCCACACAGTGCCGAGTGGTACTGGATCTTTAATGTGGTCTCGGCGCTGACCAATACGGGCATGTCGCTTGCGGATAGCAGCTTCCAGGGCGCTATGAGCAATGCGTACATGTTCCTCATTCCGTGTATGATACTAATTTTGGTCGGCAACACGGCCTACCCCGTGATGCTGCGTTTTATTATTTGGTCGCTGTCCAAGTGCGTCTCGATTGAGTCGCAGCTGtacgagacgctgcgcttccTCCTCGACCATCCCCGCCGGTGCTTTGTGTACCTCTTTCCCCGCGAGCACACGTGGTTCCTCTTTGCGCTGATCCTCGGCCTGACCATCATCGACTGGTTCTTTTTGATGATCCTCGACTTGAGCCGCCGCAAAGAGGCGTTCTCGGACGGGACGTGGGTCTTTGACGCTCTGTTCCAGTCCGTCGccacgcgctccgccggcTTCCAGACCTTCAACATTCTGAGCCTCGCCCCGGCCGAGCAGATGATGCAGGTGTTTATGATGTACCTCGCCGTGTTTCCGCTCACAATGACGGTGCGTACGACGAACGTGTACGAAGAAGGCAGCCTCGGTGtgtacgacgacgacgcgggcgccggAGCCAACAGCGGCCAGGGGCGCGCAGTGTGGGGACGCTTCCTCCCGGAGCAGGTCCGCCGCCAGGTCGCCTACGACTTGTGGTGGATCGCACTCGCGCTATGGATCGTCCTCATCGCCGAGCAGAGCAAGCTCGAGAACGAGGCACAGTTCCCGAACCTCACCATTTTTACCGTGCTCTACGAGATGATCTCGGCCTACGGAACGGTCGGCCTCTCGTGCGGATCGACGTCCGACAAGgatgcgtcgctcgcggccaaCTTTACTGTCCTCTCCAAACTGATCGTGTGTGCAGTCATGATCCGTGGCCGCCACCGCGGTCTGCCGGGCGCGATCGACCGTGCGATTATGCTCCCGAGCGAGCTGCATGCCTACGACGAGTcgcacgacgtgcgcagcctcgaaccgacgtcgaccttgGGCGCGATGAGCCTGCCTGGCTCGCTCGCCcgcacgtcgagcatgcGAACCAATGTGTCAACCGGCGGCCTCCAGCGCACCGcttcggcacgctcgggtccgggcgcctcgccacATGCATTTCCCGCGGCGACCATGACCGAAGAACCAGAGCTGCTAGACACGATCCCCGAAGCAGCCACCCCCCGCGCACcctcggtgcgctcctTGTAAGTAAATAGACACGTGGGACCACGTGAAGGTGAACCGTGCGAAGCAAGGTTGTGGTTCGCCGCCAtgccgggcgacgtgcgcgaggccgacgcgcagccCACGGGCTTGCATGGCGTCGCACACACGATCAAGCGCGTCGGAATGACCTACCTAAACTATTTTGTACGTCGTTAGGCTCACCAGCGCATCCACCTGCTCTTTTTCGCGACCGTGTCGCTCGTGGCCTCGGGCATCCTGTACGGCATGAACGGAGACAGGCACGTCGCCTACATCGACTGCCTCTTTCTCTGTGCATCGGCGATGAATGTCACAGGCATGGTCACGGTTCCCGTGTCGCAACTCACGCTGGGGCAGCAGATCCTCCTCTTTATCCTGATGATGCTCGGCAACTTGATCGTGAATAGCATGGCGGTCGTCTTGATACGGCGGCACATGTTTGGGCGCGCATTTCGCAACATTGTCAAGCACAATGTCTCGCTCCAGCGGCGTCTGCGCGACCTGGAgcagcaggagctcgaggaactCCACCACGACTTCGACCGCATCCGCGGTTTCTTTCACGGAGagcatgcgccgcgcaagccAAGCATGTCTGTACATGCGCTCGATGAGACCCGCGCGCAAGAGTGTGCAGAAGAGCATGAAAtgggcgatgcggcgccTTCTCATACAGCCACGGATACCCCTGAGCCGACCCCATCCCCTGCGCCCGTGCAGCGTCCCAagccgacgctgcggcgcactATGATCAAGAGTAAAAGCAGGGGCATGGGCGATTTTCCATCGTTGATTGACTTGACGTCACTGGTCTACCGCATGGCCCGCGCCTGGTCGCACGGATGGAAGTACGGCAAGCGCccgccgcaggccgcggcggacaagtccgaggcggcgcaggacgcgccgTTTGTATTTTCGCGACTGCGACCTGAGCGGAATTCGCGCTTTCGGAACCTCACgaccgcgcagcgcaacgaGCTCGGGGGCGTCGAGTACCGCGCGCTGGATTTACTTGCGTGGCTCATCCCCATCTACTGGATGAGCTGGGTGGTGCTCTCGTTGGTAGTTACCATGCCCTACCTGGCGAGTGGGAGCGCCGCACAGTACCGCAcgtacctcgacgagcagcccGGCCCGCCCCGCAATATTCAGTGGTTCTGGGTGTTTCAGACGGTCTCGGCGATTACCAACACCGGCCTGTCGTTTTCCGACATGAGCATGCAAAAGAcgctcagcggcgcgtATATGATCCTCATCCCGACTACGGTCCTGACGCTGATTGGCAACACGGCGTACCCCGTGGTGCTGCGTTTTCTGCTCTGGGTCATGTCCaagtgcgtcgcgcgcaaaTCGCAGCTTGGCGAGTCGGTGCAATTTCTGCTGGACCACCCCCGCCGCTGCTTCCTGTACCTCTTTCCCAGAGAGAATACATGGTTCCTCTTTTTTGCCATTGTCACCTtgacgctcctcgagtGGCTCTTGCTCATGGTCCTGGATTTGAACCGGCGCAACGACTTTCCGTCGGTGGGGACGTGGGTCTTTGGCGCATTCTTTCAGTcggtcgcgacgcgctcgtccggTTTTCAGACCTTTGACATtctgcgccttgcgcctGCGATCCAGATTTTGCAGGTGCTCATGATGTACCTCGAAGTGTACCCCTTGACcatggccgtgcgcacgaccAATGTCTACGAAGAGCAGAGCCTCGGCATTTTCGAGAGCCCCCAAGAGACCTCTGAGCCCGCGCCAGAGCCCAAGTCGTGGGGCGGCCGtttcctgcgcgagcagatcCAGCGGCAGGTCGCCTACGACCTCTGGTGGGTCGGCCT
This region of Malassezia japonica chromosome 8, complete sequence genomic DNA includes:
- a CDS encoding uncharacterized protein (COG:O; EggNog:ENOG503NU3H), which gives rise to MACSHEHHACGHAHDDADHVRPGEGQQDYLYSSIDRDQVSALNERTPGSARAVIRPFDDRYSSDGALESDVDDDLLLHIPFAGSVQLRALLLRTGPGPTTPRAVHLYKNCENLDLEEAADGKPAQKLESIPDSSDVVEIPLLAARFPDVQTITLYVPGALRASDDPRTSISFVGFRGEPRMKQRGGPQQIVYEAAPRAADHPVRGTAEAPLRKSGT
- a CDS encoding uncharacterized protein (TransMembrane:11 (o33-53i60-80o92-113i309-334o354-374i386-407o450-470i505-522o574-591i603-624o630-649i); EggNog:ENOG503NV12; COG:P); translated protein: MPGDVREADAQPTGLHGVAHTIKRVGMTYLNYFRIHLLFFATVSLVASGILYGMNGDRHVAYIDCLFLCASAMNVTGMVTVPVSQLTLGQQILLFILMMLGNLIVNSMAVVLIRRHMFGRAFRNIVKHNVSLQRRLRDLEQQELEELHHDFDRIRGFFHGEHAPRKPSMSVHALDETRAQECAEEHEMGDAAPSHTATDTPEPTPSPAPVQRPKPTLRRTMIKSKSRGMGDFPSLIDLTSLVYRMARAWSHGWKYGKRPPQAAADKSEAAQDAPFVFSRLRPERNSRFRNLTTAQRNELGGVEYRALDLLAWLIPIYWMSWVVLSLVVTMPYLASGSAAQYRTYLDEQPGPPRNIQWFWVFQTVSAITNTGLSFSDMSMQKTLSGAYMILIPTTVLTLIGNTAYPVVLRFLLWVMSKCVARKSQLGESVQFLLDHPRRCFLYLFPRENTWFLFFAIVTLTLLEWLLLMVLDLNRRNDFPSVGTWVFGAFFQSVATRSSGFQTFDILRLAPAIQILQVLMMYLEVYPLTMAVRTTNVYEEQSLGIFESPQETSEPAPEPKSWGGRFLREQIQRQVAYDLWWVGLAIWIVCIAEQGKIQNEERYPYLQIFTIIYELISAYGTVGLSCAPSNVSLSAEFSTISKLIVIAVMFRGRHRGLPGAIDRAIMLPSELLSYESAPDADKDPDARASSVRAHPSDTRQRAA
- a CDS encoding uncharacterized protein (EggNog:ENOG503NV12; TransMembrane:8 (o36-58i70-89o95-118i462-487o511-529i541-561o604-624i728-745o); COG:P), coding for MDAESDSVGDEVYADEGIATRAMRSLKRMARTYLNYFRVHLIWFTVVPLVASGIMYGANGKAHVIPYIDCLFMSVSAMTVTGLVTVPVSQLSLGQQIICFVLMVMGNLVVNSLVIVLVRRHMFGKKFQHVMKRSSSARKRMRDVEAQERKEHEEEKEKMLRFFGLGHEDIEERRAKPTKAPRNQKKPKLNAAMIQRINEPARQVNPNGEMTTMVAVPEPEEAPHSILQSTDEPPSQGVRIADEATHGILQDGSDRASESQGIRIAEPERTDEAAQPAQTTRRRSLDQDPRPHDPGREVRRVHTVAFAEQTRDEPSEKHTPPARLAHATTMPAHQLPMRTMSYDRSTVRSDTESRAPRPGAALHRTMTRNIDKGLGGFPSPIDYAMTLLDMINARKRLTVPQTSTLAPTVPERSQSGDDGEERVRFAPYLTFDARVTGNSHFHNLTAAQRNELGGVEYRALDVLVWLIPLYWVFWVFLALVISTPYIASKSAAHYRTFLETQQDKAPHSAEWYWIFNVVSALTNTGMSLADSSFQGAMSNAYMFLIPCMILILVGNTAYPVMLRFIIWSLSKCVSIESQLYETLRFLLDHPRRCFVYLFPREHTWFLFALILGLTIIDWFFLMILDLSRRKEAFSDGTWVFDALFQSVATRSAGFQTFNILSLAPAEQMMQVFMMYLAVFPLTMTVRTTNVYEEGSLGVYDDDAGAGANSGQGRAVWGRFLPEQVRRQVAYDLWWIALALWIVLIAEQSKLENEAQFPNLTIFTVLYEMISAYGTVGLSCGSTSDKDASLAANFTVLSKLIVCAVMIRGRHRGLPGAIDRAIMLPSELHAYDESHDVRSLEPTSTLGAMSLPGSLARTSSMRTNVSTGGLQRTASARSGPGASPHAFPAATMTEEPELLDTIPEAATPRAPSVRSL